agtttcatcaataccatttagcattcttgcttatcagtttgattaacctctatttcttgtaaagtggttgtggcaggaaaaagggaatgtttctgtggatactacgtctgcgagtccatccgccacacgaccatTGAGCGGgacgggtactctgacgaacaatatgaagtacgtaaataacaacattcacaattttattttttaccatcatttgtattgagtttcattcattcattcatatatatatatatatatatatatatatatatatatatatatatatatatatatatatatatatatatatattgacccccttcttcaaattagatgtttcggaagcgggatgaactcctagcaccagctcgcatgcgagcaattaaAGAGGAATTGGCGacattctttcttgaccaagtgatcgctgaagacggagaatactatgcgGACCATGAGtctgtatgattatatttgtaagagataattattgtatatatgtagccggtagtgtcggatagatatacgaaaacttgttgttcgaccaatctctcggagaaggagaggtggtcgatatcacttctctctgtatgcatatatgtttatgacgatcttctgtttccttcgtttgcttactagctaactagcgtgtctagtcctctctatatgtatgtatagtacgcagcgtcgaccaagcacggacgtaagagaggacacttctctctattaattatagctagctaacacaatatatgaaacacctaaattaaccccccaaaacccccaccccccccccccttccaaaaaaaacaaaaactccagccacagaaatgctgacgcgtggatgcctattggtcccggttggtgccaccaaccgggaccaaagggtctcctgcctgggctctgcgcactgcccacgtggaggcccatcagtcccggttctggattgaaccgggactaaaggtacagggcattagtaccgacactttagtcccggtttaggaaccgggactaaaggcccttacgaaccgggactataggccctttttctaccagtgcttgGTATCTAAACTCGTTGAACCAGGGACAGGGCTATGGGATCAAGAGTTAGTCGATGATGTCTTTTGGGTAGTGCGGTCCCATTAGCACCTCATGGCACGATTGAGGACTTTGTTGCCTAGAGATTTACTAAGCATCATTTGTTCACGGTGAGGTTGGCGTAGCACGTCAAATCGGAGCATCAGTTCGGACGTTGGTACCGGCGTTCTGAAGGAGAACCATCACAATGGCATCCAATTTCGACGAAGCTTTGTAGTGCTCATGCTCCGGCCAAGATAAAAGTTCATGTGTGGAAGGCCCTACATGGATTTATTCCGTGTATTGGTGTACTGGCGAATCGCCACATTGCAAGCAATGTTTTTAAGTGTCCAAGGGCAGCAGATATATGGTGGTGTTTGAAACTAGATGGATTCGTTGAAGAGGCTTTCGCTGTTGACCGAGTGGGTCTGGCTGCACTGGACTATATTTTATGTGAATCTGCTAGGTCAAGTTTGATTCCGGGATCAAGTGCCCAGTTATTGATCTTGGTAGGAATTTAGTATATCTGGTGGGAAAGAAGGCGATCTGTTCATGGGAAGGATGTACAAGTCCCCTCACGATCAACATTGTCTATTAGTGCTTTAACTGTCAATTACTGGAAGTCGAGGCAGAAAAACACGAAAAAACACGGGTACTCACAATTGGAGATGGGTGGAACCAGCGGAAGATTGTGTGAAACTCACTGTTGACACGGCGTTCCACCCAAGTGATCTTCAAGGTGCTATCGGTGCAATTCTTCAGGATGATAAAGGCGGATTTATCGCTGCACCAAATGACTGTCTTGAGCATGTGGCGGATGCGGCAATGGCGAAGGCCTATGCACTCACACATGGACTACTTCTAGCGCAATAGTTCGGGATACGACATTTGATTGTGGAATCGGACTATATGGTGGTGATCAACACGATGCAAGGAGGAGGCTTCATAGTTTTAGGAGCGGCCACCATTTATGCTGATATTAACATCGTCTTTTCAGGATATATTTCAGTTTCTTTCGTTCACTGCCCAAGGGAGATGAATGTAGTCTCTCATGAATTAGTTAGGCTAGCGATCTCGATGCCACCGTCAACGTGGATAGAGGAGCCGCCATTATCGATTGTTAGGTGGCTGGTGGATGTTGTAACTATCCATTGATTTAATGAAGTTACCCACCACTGACTTCAATTATTAATTCCAGTTTCTTATCGGGGAACTACTTTATGTATAATAACTAGATATTGTTATCGTGGTAGTTGTTCACTTGCAACATGACAACCATGATGACATAACCTGGCAATTAGTGGCGATGAAAAAATTGCCGAAACAAAACAACATTATATCTTGTTTTAAAGCTCTCGTTGAGACGAACTTATCAGTAAAGACATATCACTTGTAAAATTTAAGTTTAGAAACTAAAGCCGATGATGTTAACATGACGTGAAAGATTCTGCATGCATGTATCCCGTCTCTCTATGGAGCAAAATCCGATTAAAATAGTCCTGCACCTTAAAACTAACTAGcacacatatactccctccgttccaaattacttgtcttcgatttgtctagatacggatgtatctagcactaaaatgagtctagatacatccgtatctagacaaatctaagacaagtaattcagaacggagggagtactagtcaaGCTCGACGGAGACCGATGACCACTGTGACCATGACCCTCCACGGCACGCTGCGAGAAGACATGGCGCGTTTCGAATAGTTTTTATCTTATTGGTAATTTTTAGTTTCCATATGTGTTCGAGCAGAGGATCAGTGAACCCATGAAACGTCAACCAACAACTAGCACATGTATCTGTAAAAATACGGCTTTAGGTTCCACAGCCCAGACAATAGTTTAACATTTGAAAAGTGTGTGCCAAATTGGTGAAACTGAATCTTTGTTAAAATACGATGGAGATATGCATTTAGTTTTCGTATTTAGTAAAATTGAGTTTTTATAGCGCAACAACTATATTAAGAAACTAATCTTTCAACCAGTAGAAGTACACCGATTAGCATGACCAAGTCCTAGCCAATGGTGCATTGCCATATGAATTGATTTGATTTTTGTGTTGCCACTGTATACAACTTGCGCGTTGGGACTTGTTAAACCAGTCAGTGACTTTGACACTTGGACGTACGTACAGATGAACCACAAACAAATAAACATCTTGTATTAAGAAAGGAGTTTGTTGCACTGTACTGACCGGTCGGTAGACGGTAGTAGTGTACAACCATATATTAGCTTAAATAAACGCAAGTAGTAGTGACACCTTATATAAACGGCTTGGAAGCAGACATGGTCTCCATAAGAAGTTCAGGACTGCACAGGCAAGAGTCTGCTCCCCAAAGTCCAAGGGTGTCACAGGTTCACGGCTAGCTCACAATGTCCAAGGTAATTAGCCATCATGCATGTTCTTTCGTTTTGCTTATGTCTTTGGGGCCGGGGTTCCGTCGAACAAATTTGAAGGTGTACACTCATAGTGAACGCTCGTGTTTTCACTTGTGAATGACCTGCAGAAGATCCTGATCAGAGCTGATCTCATCGGCGACAAGTGCAAGAGCAAGATCCTGGCAACTGCTGCCAAGCTCAAGGGTAGGGTACCTCGCTCCCTCACAATCCAACCTCTATCTATCTCGCACCCCTCTCCACTCTTCTTTACCAAAATGTATGTACTAATTTTCAGGGATCAAGTCCATGGACATTGACCAGGACAAGTGCACGCTGACGGTGGTCGGCACCGTCGATCCGGTGCGGCTCCTGCAGTGTCTCAGGAAGTCGTGCTTCGCCGCAGTTATCATCAGCGTCGCAGACGACAAGCCAAAGgagccagagaagaagaaggacccCTGCCAGGAGGCCTGCGAGAAGGCCTGCAAGGACATGTGCGAGATGGCTTGCAAGGAGGCGTGCTGCAAGAAGATGTGCGTGATGGTTACTTGCAACGAGGCGTGCTGCAAGAAGAAGTGCGACACGGCTACTTGCAATGAGGCGTGCTGCAACAAGAAGTGCGACATGGCTTGCAATGAGGCGTGCTGCAAGAAGGTGACGCCGTCCTGCTACCCGTCCCGCTGCACGCCGGGCTGCGACTCCAGCCCCTGTGGCCTGCCCAGCTGCCGCTTCTACATCTACGGCTGCGTCGTGCGCAAGCCGCCACTGGGACACGGCTGCAACAAGGGGAGGTCACGCGGACTCAGAGGAGAATGCGGCATCCAGTAGCCGTGGATTCATCATCGATCGTCCTGCAAGCTAAGATTCTGCAGGAGCATGTATGGCGGTTTGCCGTGTCGTTGGAGTTTGCTTTTCGTAGAGTGATGATTCCCTTTCATTCCCTCTCAAGACGACGGCTTTGATCAGCATGGTTGGTTACTTCGGGTCTGATTCTTCGGTCTGTCTACTATTCCCCcctttcctaaatataagactttcTAGGGATTtcactacatacggagaaaaataagcaaatctacactctaaaatatgtctatatatattcatatgtaatatgtagttcatagtagaatctctaaaagatcttatatttaggaacagagggagtataataaaAGCATATGAttgttaaccccccccccccccccccccgcggctccCGCGTCGTCCCCCTTGGGCGACTCGGGGGCGACTAGGTTTTTCCCCGGCGCCGCCACCCCCTCCAGCCCCCCTTCCCTTGCCGCCGCCAGAGGTACGCCAGCctaggaggctgctgatgaaggtggcggcgaggctcCCCGTCGCTTCGTCCCTTGGCGAAGGACCCTGGACGCCGGGGCGGCAGCCCCGGACGGCGAGGCGGCGCCATCTTCGCGGTAGGTGGCGGGCGCGGGATGCGGCGAACGGCCTCCTCGGCAGCTTGGGCAGCGAGGAGCCGGCAGGAGGTGGTCGTGGTGTGGGCTTCCTTCACTCCAGATCTGAAGGTCGTGCTTctctcctcctctgctccactccCCCCTCTGGCGGTGTCCGATCTGTGGCTTTGGCTATCAGACCCGGTGCTGGCGGGGTGATGGTGGTATAGGACTGCGTCTGGGGTAATCCCTTGGCCGGTTCTCCGGCCACGGCGGCGACGACGCGTGCGCGCGTGGTTTTCCTTCCTGGAGGCGCCGCTGAGGACCTGTTTCTTTCCACCCCCGTCCCAGATCCCGGGTGAAAGCCCAAAACCCGTCCcgggttgggcggcggcggcgccatgcGCGTCGTTCTCTCCTTGGAGACGCCGCCTGGGGCTCTCTGGTTCTTCGGGAGAGTGGTTGTGAGGTTGGAGAGCGCTCGTCGGCGGCGAGCCCAAGGGGTGATTTTTTTTGTGTAGGATGTGTGTTCCTGCAGGTCTATGCCTTGACGGAGTAATGCTCTGCGGCGGCAAGGTCGTGGTGTGTCATGGTAGCTCTGCTCCTGAGccgggttgggggggggggataggGTTCCTCTTCCCGTTGACAGCCCCATGACGCGCACCGCAGAAGCCTCTTCCCTTGTGCGGACACTGGAGTGGCACCTGGTGCTTCCAACTTTCTTTCCTGGTGCTCTGCATTGCTTCTTCGACGATCCTCCCGGCAGCTTTCCTTCTATTTCTCGGTGTCCAAGGAAGGTGGCAGTGCAGCGGATGTGGTGTGTCTTTGGTGTGGCGAGGACCGATAGTTTACTTGCTCTGGTGTGTCGGCCGGCGCCTGCTCTAGCTCTCGGGTGAGCTCCCAACGATTTGATGGTGCGGCGCCTTCGAGCCTAGGCGAGAGGATTGGGTTCCTCTTCGGCGTTGGAAGACAGGTGCTCGTTTTGTCCGATGCTCCATGGTCAGGTGACCCCCGGTGCCTCCATGCTACTGACTGAACCTCAATGCTTCTGTGTTTTCCTGTCTTTGGTCTCGGGGTGCAGCGGGCTTCGACATTACTTGCAGGATTTTCTCGTATATTTTCTTGGTGTGTAGTAGTGTGCGTTGCGTTGTAAGCTGCTCAGTCAGCTCCCATGTATCTTTTGGTCGCTCATGCTTGGTGGTCttctgtaatcctggccggttgatggctttgttaattcaaagccgggctttACTTGAGCCTTTGTTCCAAAAAAAAAAGCATATGTCGGCCAACATTTCTATTTGTAGATATTGATGGTTACCTTATGAATTTATATTGGTGGTTTAAAGTTTGAGACTGTCTATTTCACATTCGTCTGGAAATAAATTAGTCTTTATTCAAATTTTACAGCCAATGGCAAGCTGATAGCCGTATGCAAATGATCAACTTACACTAACCGTACAACAGTATTACACGCGGTTTACATTGAGTCAAGACTAAAGAGGCCTAATTCTCACTTAGTTGCAAATGCAAACAATTACAACACAACTACAAGGTAATTACATGCACAAGAAAGCACTGTAAACACTACGGGAAAAAATGCGTTGTCTAGTGTTTGGGCATAAGCCAAGTGCTATTTCTCGGGTACCACGCAAAAAAACACACGGCAACCACAGGGCCCTCGGCGTAGACCAGAGTAAGCCGAGTACAGTTCAAAAAACACTTGGCTTATAAAGAAAACTCGGCATATTCCGCAAAAACCATTTGGCCCACACCCGAGGATCGGCAAAGCACCTGTCCCGTGGCCATCCTCACCACTTGATGGCCCCGTGACGGTGGGCGCTACAAGTCGAGTGTTGTCTATTGGCATACTCCGCTTAATTATATGTAAACCGTGTACCCAAAAGAAAGCACTCGGCGTATACTCATGCCCCTTCACCTTCATCTCCCCCCGCCATTTTTATAAATAAACGTGTGCGTGGCGGCTCTGCTGttactgatggaaatatgccctaaataCAATAATAAAGTTCatattattacatttccttgttcacgacaaaaggtttattatttatgctagaattataattatcggaaacttaaatacatgggtgcatacataaacaaatactgtgtctctagtaagcctctattagactagctaattgataaaagatggttaaggtttcctaaccatagacatgtgttgtcatttgataacggaatcacatcattaggagaatgatgtaatggacatgaCACATCTGTTAACTTAGCATATGATCGTTAAGTTTAttgctatctatatctatatctatatctatacctactaataaagtaaggtGCGTTTCTTCAATTTTTTTCATCTGTTTATCATTGAATTTCTTTTATATatctgaggtggtactaaatttttgtgcgtTTATCCGCTAGAAACTTAAAAATGTTTCCCTAGAATTCCGCAATTGGTCCGCGTGCGCTGTCCGGCCCAACGAAGGGAGCCCAATTATTATTGCCCACGCATTTGTAAAGACCTTATTTTTCGCATGGAGCGATAAACAGTTGAACCTTCCCACAGGGCGCCTAAGCCTTGGCCGGCTTGTTTCCCCTTTTTGTTTTTCCATTTccatttctatttttcttttttctgttcctTTCTCTTtatcttttatattttttttattttttccttattttttaattttttgtgaCTTAAAAGTTTACACAAATATTCAGAGTTTTATTTTGTTCAAATATTCAAGAAATGGTCAGAATTCCAAAACTTTGTTCCTGTTTTGATAAATGTTCAAAACTTTTAAAAAAATCCACGTGTTAAATTTTCTcggtattcaaaaaatgttctccattttaagaaaagttctcatgtttagaaaaatgtttttgtttttaaaaaattatttgaatttttttatataaaatacATTTTATAAAATGTTCCATATTTGAAAATATTCCTTTTGAAATGTTcacaaaaacaaaaataatgtTCGCGTCTAAGAATTCATTTTCTAAAATTGTTTTCAATGTCCCCCCTTAAAAAATATTTATGCTTTTATTATATtctcatgttttcaaaatattttttgtgaatttaaaaacctactagcacatatgcccgtgcgttgcaacggg
The sequence above is drawn from the Triticum aestivum cultivar Chinese Spring chromosome 7A, IWGSC CS RefSeq v2.1, whole genome shotgun sequence genome and encodes:
- the LOC123153960 gene encoding uncharacterized protein — encoded protein: MSKKILIRADLIGDKCKSKILATAAKLKGIKSMDIDQDKCTLTVVGTVDPVRLLQCLRKSCFAAVIISVADDKPKEPEKKKDPCQEACEKACKDMCEMACKEKCDMACNEACCKKVTPSCYPSRCTPGCDSSPCGLPSCRFYIYGCVVRKPPLGHGCNKGRSRGLRGECGIQ